The Sporomusaceae bacterium genome window below encodes:
- a CDS encoding CPBP family intramembrane glutamic endopeptidase, producing the protein MNAGYVYKPFKYFSSVIIITWIIESGMVWLSCNRSEQRAYEELFSLMLFIALLTPCIVALLMIFLSGSRELTRDFLSRAFDLRRIKLNYLPMILFTMPALAAASIYLSAFMGESLEQFRIDKGVIFATGVIPAPFFLFAAPLSEELGWKGYGMDSLRSKYNFFTASLIFGLVWCLWHAPLFFVDNYYMNLLWRAGWLYVLNYFASAIAAGFLINWLWYKNRGCILVAVLVHASANLQGIFLMGNIAKCIETFLFVALAFFVVLADKKVFFGKPSGRIGHFIE; encoded by the coding sequence GTGAACGCGGGCTACGTTTATAAGCCGTTCAAGTATTTTTCCAGCGTGATCATTATAACCTGGATAATTGAGTCGGGCATGGTTTGGTTGAGCTGCAACCGTAGTGAGCAGCGGGCGTATGAAGAGCTTTTTTCGCTAATGCTATTTATTGCGCTGCTTACCCCGTGCATTGTGGCGCTCCTGATGATTTTTTTGTCAGGGAGCCGCGAACTTACACGGGATTTTCTCAGTCGGGCTTTTGATTTGCGAAGGATAAAGCTGAACTACCTTCCCATGATACTGTTTACGATGCCTGCATTGGCGGCAGCATCCATTTATTTGTCGGCTTTTATGGGGGAAAGCCTGGAACAGTTCCGTATTGATAAAGGGGTCATATTTGCAACAGGCGTTATCCCTGCGCCGTTTTTTTTGTTTGCCGCGCCTCTGTCGGAAGAACTGGGCTGGAAAGGCTACGGGATGGACAGTTTGCGCAGCAAATATAATTTTTTTACTGCTTCGCTGATCTTTGGGCTGGTGTGGTGTCTGTGGCATGCGCCGCTATTTTTTGTCGACAACTATTATATGAACTTGTTGTGGCGAGCGGGTTGGCTTTATGTCCTGAATTACTTCGCCAGCGCGATTGCGGCGGGTTTCCTGATCAACTGGCTCTGGTACAAAAACAGGGGGTGTATTCTCGTTGCGGTACTTGTTCACGCTTCGGCAAATCTGCAGGGAATATTCCTCATGGGAAACATCGCCAAATGTATCGAAACATTTTTATTCGTGGCCCTCGCGTTTTTCGTTGTCCTGGCGGATAAAAAAGTGTTTTTTGGCAAGCCATCGGGGAGAATCGGTCATTTTATTGAATGA